A genomic region of candidate division KSB1 bacterium contains the following coding sequences:
- a CDS encoding histidine triad nucleotide-binding protein — MVDCLFCKIINKEINSDILFEDDDVLAFKDINPQAPIHFLIVPKKHISTINDLQQEDEKLTGKMILTAQSLAKQENIDENGYRLVFNCNSDGGQEVYHIHLHLLGGRRMQWPPG, encoded by the coding sequence ATGGTCGATTGTCTTTTTTGCAAAATAATTAACAAAGAAATTAATAGTGATATCTTATTTGAGGACGACGACGTTTTAGCTTTCAAAGACATCAATCCCCAGGCGCCGATTCATTTTTTAATCGTACCCAAAAAACACATTTCAACCATAAATGATCTACAGCAGGAAGATGAAAAATTGACAGGCAAAATGATCCTGACAGCTCAATCACTTGCGAAACAGGAGAATATCGACGAAAACGGCTACCGATTAGTCTTTAATTGCAACAGTGATGGCGGCCAAGAAGTCTATCACATTCACTTGCACCTGCTGGGCGGTCGCCGGATGCAGTGGCCCCCTGGTTAA
- the rpsU gene encoding 30S ribosomal protein S21: MPSVKVREGENFERALRRFTKACQKAGVFSDYRKHQAFEKPSERKKRKLDAARRKQRKMLMMENS, encoded by the coding sequence ATGCCAAGTGTTAAAGTACGCGAAGGGGAAAATTTTGAGAGAGCTTTGAGACGATTTACCAAAGCCTGTCAAAAAGCAGGAGTATTCTCCGATTATCGCAAACATCAAGCCTTTGAAAAACCCAGCGAGCGCAAAAAAAGAAAGTTGGACGCCGCTCGAAGAAAACAACGCAAAATGTTGATGATGGAAAACTCCTAA
- a CDS encoding GatB/YqeY domain-containing protein, with amino-acid sequence MEIQNRLSEDLKTAMKAKEKIKVETIRMVRAQLKDFQIAKRDELNEEDEISVLINAAKKRKEALELYEKSDRQDLIEQEKQELEIISAYLPAQLSKEEVEKVVLKVIEEVGASSLQDLGKVMGATMKDLKGKADGRMVQEIVREKLS; translated from the coding sequence ATGGAAATACAAAATCGCCTGAGCGAAGATTTAAAAACGGCGATGAAGGCAAAAGAGAAGATTAAGGTCGAAACGATCAGAATGGTTCGGGCTCAGCTAAAAGACTTCCAAATCGCAAAAAGAGACGAGCTTAACGAAGAAGACGAAATTTCGGTACTGATAAACGCGGCGAAGAAAAGAAAGGAAGCGCTTGAGCTTTACGAAAAAAGTGACCGCCAGGATTTAATTGAACAAGAAAAGCAGGAGTTGGAGATCATCTCTGCTTATCTTCCCGCTCAATTATCCAAAGAAGAAGTCGAAAAAGTTGTTCTAAAAGTCATAGAAGAAGTCGGAGCAAGTTCACTGCAGGACCTGGGAAAAGTGATGGGCGCAACCATGAAGGACCTCAAGGGCAAAGCCGATGGGAGAATGGTACAAGAAATTGTCCGCGAGAAACTAAGTTGA
- a CDS encoding CvpA family protein, with the protein MNYIDYIIIAVVGFFAIGGLFKGFLNQVFGLLGLILALIFATKYMSNMAELVDKFLNIPPAMTTLLGYLIIFVGTIFAFQLLNHVLQKAVKVSFLNWVDKTGGGVVGFVKGGVIISLLLLLISIIPFSGSMIPGVKESTLYYPAKNFAPKVFNFIMYVIPNSKSFYGELKETFDKFSVSKLGENTRGLLESLKKSENSQDSSNGK; encoded by the coding sequence ATGAATTACATCGACTACATCATAATAGCTGTCGTGGGATTTTTTGCAATAGGCGGTTTGTTCAAAGGCTTTCTTAATCAGGTCTTTGGATTATTGGGGCTCATTCTCGCCCTGATTTTTGCAACCAAATACATGAGCAACATGGCCGAGCTCGTAGACAAATTTCTCAACATCCCTCCTGCCATGACAACTTTGCTTGGTTATCTAATCATTTTCGTGGGTACCATTTTCGCATTCCAGCTTTTAAATCATGTTCTGCAAAAAGCGGTCAAAGTCTCTTTTCTAAATTGGGTAGACAAAACCGGTGGCGGAGTGGTCGGTTTTGTAAAAGGCGGGGTCATCATCAGCCTCTTGCTGCTTCTCATCTCAATTATTCCATTTAGCGGAAGCATGATTCCCGGGGTAAAAGAAAGTACCCTTTATTACCCGGCAAAAAACTTTGCACCGAAGGTATTTAATTTCATCATGTATGTCATTCCGAATTCCAAGTCGTTTTATGGGGAGCTGAAAGAAACCTTTGATAAATTCTCCGTGTCAAAGTTGGGGGAAAATACCCGTGGACTTTTGGAGTCCTTAAAAAAAAGTGAAAACTCGCAAGACAGTTCCAATGGCAAGTAA